A DNA window from Pleuronectes platessa chromosome 19, fPlePla1.1, whole genome shotgun sequence contains the following coding sequences:
- the cops4 gene encoding COP9 signalosome complex subunit 4 isoform X2, with the protein MATEVRQELAQLMNSTGSHKDLAAKYRQILERAINFTDADQLESLKGFVEAMVNENVSLVISRQLLTDFCTHLPNLPDATAKAVYHFTLEKIQPRVISFEEQVASIRQHLATIYEKEGDWRNAAQVLVGIPLETGQKQYNVDYKLDTYLKIARLYLEDDDPVQAEAYINRASLLQNESSNEQLQIHYKVCYARVLDFRRKFIEAAQRYNELSYKSIVHESERLEALKHALNCTILASAGQQRSRMLATLFKDERCQQLAAYGILEKMYLDRIIRGNQLQEFAAMLMPHQKATTGDGSSILDRAVIEHNLLSASKLYNNITFEELGALLEIPPAKAEKIASQMITEGRMNGFIDQIDSIVHFETREPLPTWDKQIQSLCFQVNNLLEKIRSVAPEWAAQALENQMTQ; encoded by the exons ATGGCGACCGAAGTGAGGCAGGAGCTTGCACAGCTGATGAATTCAACCGGATCCCACAAAGACCTCGCTGCCAA ATATCGACAAATATTGGAGAGAGCCATTAACTTTACAGATGCTGATCAGCTGGAATCCTTGAAGGGTTTTGTTGAAGCAA TGGTCAATGAAAATGTCAGTCTGGTCATCTCGAGACAACTGCTCACAGATTTCTGCACACATCTGCCCAACCTGCCAGATGCCACGGCTAAAGCAGTGTATCACTTTACTTTGGAAAAGATTCAGCCGAGGGTCATCTCCTTCGAGGAGCAG GTAGCTTCAATCAGACAGCATTTAGCAACCATTTATGAAAAGGAAGGAGACTGGAGGAACGCTGCCCAGGTTTTAGTTGGTATTCCCCTGGAAACAGGACAGAA GCAATACAATGTTGACTATAAGTTGGATACGTACTTGAAAATTGCCCGTCTCTACTTGGAAGATGACGATCCAGTGCAGGCTGAGGCCTACATCAACAGAGCCTCATTACTTCAGAATGAGTCCTCTAATGAACAGCTGCAGATACACTATAAG GTGTGCTATGCGAGAGTCCTAGACTTCAGGAGGAAGTTCATTGAAGCTGCACAAAGATACAACGAGCTGTCCTATAAGTCAATTGTACACGAGAGTGAACGTCTAGAAGCACTGAAACATGCTCTCAACTGCACTATACTGGCCTCTGCAG GCCAGCAGCGTTCCCGTATGCTGGCTACTCTCTTTAAGGACGAGCGATGTCAACAGCTGGCAGCCTATGGTATCCTGGAGAAGATGTATCTGGACCGGATCATCCGAGGAAACCAGCTCCAGGAGTTTGCTGCAATGCTGATGCCTCACCAGAAGGCCACCACTGGAGATG GCTCCAGCATCCTGGACCGAGCTGTGATCGAACACAACCTCCTGTCCGCAAGTAAACTCTACAACAACATCACTTTTGAAGAACTAGGAGCATTGTTGGAGATTCCTCCAGCAAAG GCTGAGAAGATCGCTTCCCAAATGATCACCGAAGGACGCATGAATGGCTTCATCGACCAGATAGACAGCATCGTACACTTTGAGA ccCGTGAACCTCTTCCTACCTGGGACAAACAGATCCAGTCTCTGTGTTTCCAAGTCAACAACCTCTTAGAAAAGATCCGTTCAGTTGCTCCAGAGTGGGCTGCACAGGCTTTGGAAAACCAGATGACCCAGTAA
- the lin54 gene encoding protein lin-54 homolog, which translates to MDVVSPELNSLLPDEIMDTEAIEDVPHTQPEATAMVLSGASDDTPVPMETDTPMASESLGLCSGAASTEHTRALTTTTDSALSIISGSQIPISISSSSSPLLTLKSTLCTSTTKTTDCVTVTATDCSVSTGGLTRLTAPFTISPANHQIILNKVASSQATEAAKAAGPSPQVIKQDGQKLLVTSIGKSGQPILLQLPHTGSKPGFLQTSGDTKSHAPQFKVVTIGGRTELKPMLGGPGNQLTTLQAQQLKAVQIAKKTPTSSAAPFKYIITKTINSKGLSPQTSVPSVITGRVLTQNSSGMPSRTITLTETHNTSIQSLPGKKIAISPLKSPSKVTVVSVASPTSNSTQKSVTLPVNVALGQQILTVQQSTSSSPVKMATNQGTVQNLKTMQSMTVGGVGGSQFKTIIPLATQSNVQQIQVPGSRFHYVRLVTATTASSTGQASGPSTSSIQTAKPMVVSTGAVRMSVPMIAAQTMKQVAPKPLTSAAQVVTTQTQQRLIMPATPLPQIQPNFTNLPPGTVLAPAPGGGNMGYAVVPAQYVTQLQQSPFVTLASSSGFPAATGIQTQARLPLNGLSTAEATSRPRKPCNCTKSQCLKLYCDCFANGEFCNNCNCNNCFNNLEHETERLKAIKTCLDRNPEAFKPKIGKGKEGESDRRHSKGCNCKRSGCLKNYCECYEAKIMCSSICKCIGCKNFEESPERKTLMHLADAAEVRVLQQTAARTKLSSQISDLLMRSTPVISSESGRLPYTFVTKEVLEATCECLMEQAKKAEQTHQPQAEAERVILEEFGHCLMRIISSAGKAKVDCASINC; encoded by the exons ATGGATGTGGTGTCACCAGAGCTCAACAGCCTCCTGCCTGATGAGATCATGGATACTGAGGCCATAGAGGACGTCCCTCACACACAACCTGAAGCCACCGCCATGGTCCTGTCAGGGGCCAGTGACGACACACCGGTCCCCATGGAAACGGATACACCCATGGCTTCTGAGAGCTTGGGCCTGTGTTCGGGTGCCGCTTCAACAGAACACACTCGGGCTCTGACCACGACCACAGACTCTGCACTCAGCATCATCTCGGGAAGTCAAATTCCGATCTCAATTTCCAGTTCATCGTCGCCCCTGCTTACCCTCAAATCAACCCTGTGTACATCCACCACCAAAACTACAgactgtgtgactgtgactgCGACTGATTGTAGTGTCTCTACGGGTGGGTTAACGAGGCTCACAGCCCCGTTCACTATCTCTCCCGCGAACCACCAGATCATTCTCAACAAGGTGGCCTCGTCTCAGGCAACTGAAGCAGCGAAGGCTGCAGGCCCGTCGCCCCAAGTCATCAAGCAGGATGGACAAAAACTCTTGGTTACATCAATAGGAAAGTCAGGGCAACCTATATTGCTGCAGTTACCCCACACGGGCAGCAAGCCTGGTTTTTTACAGACTTCAGGAGACACCAAGTCTCACGCCCCTCAGTTTAAAGTGGTGACCATCGGTGGGAGAACGGAGCTGAAGCCGATGCTGGGCGGTCCTGGCAACCAGTTGACCACATTACAGGCTCAGCAGCTGAAGGCTGTACAG ATTGCGAAGAAAACACCAACATCATCCGCGGCACCATTCAAGTACATCATCACGAAAACTATCAATAGCAAAGGCCTCAGTCCTCAGACATCAGTTCCTTCTGTTATTACTG GACGGGTCCTGACACAGAACTCCTCAGGGATGCCTTCGAGGACAATAACTCTCACTGAAACCCACAACACTAGTATACAGAGCCTCCCTGGCAAGAAGATTGCTATTTCACCCCTTAAGTCTCCCAGCAAG GTAACTGTTGTATCTGTGGCCTCACCAACCTCCAACTCCACTCAGAAGTCAGTAACGCTGCCTGTCAACGTAGCACTCGGCCAGCAGATCCTCACAGTCCAACAGTCCACGTCTTCCTCTCCAGTCAAGATGGCCACTAACCAAGGCACAGTACAG aatcTTAAAACAATGCAGTCTATGACTGTTGGAGGAGTCGGTGGCTCCCAGTTCAAGACCATCATCCCGCTGGCCACCCAGTCAAACGTTCAGCAGATCCAGGTGCCAGGGAGCAGGTTTCACTACGTCCGCCTCGTCACAGCGACCACGGCAAGCAGCACAGGCCAGGCCAGTGGTCCCAGCACCAGCTCTATACAGACAG CTAAACCTATGGTGGTCAGTACAGGAGCAGTGAGGATGTCTGTCCCTATGATCGCAGCACAGACCATGAAACAG GTGGCACCTAAGCCCTTGACATCGGCAGCACAAGTAGTAACCACTCAGACCCAGCAACGCCTGATCATGCCTGCAACTCCACTCCCCCAGATCCAGCCCAACTTCACCAACCTCCCTCCAGGCACCGTCCTAGCACCAGCACCCGGGGGCGGGAATATGGGCTATGCGGTGGTGCCAGCACAATACGTTACACAG CTCCAGCAGTCCCCCTTTGTGACCCTTGCCAGCAGCTCTGGTTTCCCTGCGGCCACTGGTATCCAGACTCAGGCCAGACTGCCACTTAATGG CTTGTCGACAGCAGAAGCGACCTCAAGACCAAGGAAACCATGCAACTGCACCAAGTCACAGTGTCTCAAACT ATACTGCGACTGCTTTGCAAACGGAGAGTTCTGCAATAACTGTAACTGCAACAACTGCTTCAACAACCTGGAGCATGAAACGGAACGTCTTAAAGCTATAAAG ACGTGTCTGGACCGGAATCCAGAGGCCTTCAAACCTAAAATTGGTAAAGGCAAAGAGGGAGAGTCAGACCGTCGGCACAGCAAAGGCTGCAACTGCAAGCGCTCAGGCTGCCTGAAGAACTACTGCGAGTGCTACGAG GCGAAGATCATGTGCTCGTCCATCTGTAAATGCATCGGCTGTAAGAACTTTGAGGAGAGCCCGGAGAGGAAGACTCTGATGCATTTGGCCGATGCAGCAGAGGTGAGAGTTCTGCAGCAGACTGCAGCCAGGACCAAGCTGTCGTCACAGATCTCCGACCTGCTCATGAGGTCCACACCTGTAATTTCAAGTGAAAGCGGAAG ACTGCCATACACGTTTGTAACAAAGGAGGTGCTTGAAGCAACATGCGAGTGTCTTATGGAACAGGCCAAAAAGGCAGAACAGACTCATCAGCCTCAGGCTGAAGCAGAGAGGGTGATCCTGGAGGAGTTTGGACACTGCCTCATGAGGATAATTAGCTCCGCTGGGAAGGCAAAAGTAGACTGCGCCTCTATCAACTGCTAG
- the LOC128425077 gene encoding placenta-specific gene 8 protein, whose translation MAVTRQPGMFQPSDFQTSACDCCDDCKTCICGLCCYMWMGCSIASDMNECCLCGLGMPIRSVYRTRYNIRGSMCNDFMMSCCLPMCVTCQLKRDIDRRKEQGIF comes from the exons ATGGCTGTGACCCGCCAACCAGGCATGTTCCAGCCCTCTGACTTCCAGACCAGCGCGTGTGATTGCTGCGACGACTGTAAAACCT GCATCTGTGGTCTGTGTTGCTACATGTGGATGGGCTGCTCCATCGCCAGTGACATGAACGAGTGCTGCCTCTGCGGTCTGGGGATGCCCATCCGCAGCGTCTACAGGACCAGATACAACATCAGA GGTTCAATGTGTAACGACTTCATGATGTCATGTTGTCTTCCAATGTGTGTAACCTGCCAGCTGAAGAGAGACATTGACCGCAGAAAGGAGCAAGGCATTTTCTGA
- the cops4 gene encoding COP9 signalosome complex subunit 4 isoform X1 → MATEVRQELAQLMNSTGSHKDLAAKYRQILERAINFTDADQLESLKGFVEAMVNENVSLVISRQLLTDFCTHLPNLPDATAKAVYHFTLEKIQPRVISFEEQVASIRQHLATIYEKEGDWRNAAQVLVGIPLETGQKQYNVDYKLDTYLKIARLYLEDDDPVQAEAYINRASLLQNESSNEQLQIHYKVCYARVLDFRRKFIEAAQRYNELSYKSIVHESERLEALKHALNCTILASAGQQRSRMLATLFKDERCQQLAAYGILEKMYLDRIIRGNQLQEFAAMLMPHQKATTGDGVLTSSGSSILDRAVIEHNLLSASKLYNNITFEELGALLEIPPAKAEKIASQMITEGRMNGFIDQIDSIVHFETREPLPTWDKQIQSLCFQVNNLLEKIRSVAPEWAAQALENQMTQ, encoded by the exons ATGGCGACCGAAGTGAGGCAGGAGCTTGCACAGCTGATGAATTCAACCGGATCCCACAAAGACCTCGCTGCCAA ATATCGACAAATATTGGAGAGAGCCATTAACTTTACAGATGCTGATCAGCTGGAATCCTTGAAGGGTTTTGTTGAAGCAA TGGTCAATGAAAATGTCAGTCTGGTCATCTCGAGACAACTGCTCACAGATTTCTGCACACATCTGCCCAACCTGCCAGATGCCACGGCTAAAGCAGTGTATCACTTTACTTTGGAAAAGATTCAGCCGAGGGTCATCTCCTTCGAGGAGCAG GTAGCTTCAATCAGACAGCATTTAGCAACCATTTATGAAAAGGAAGGAGACTGGAGGAACGCTGCCCAGGTTTTAGTTGGTATTCCCCTGGAAACAGGACAGAA GCAATACAATGTTGACTATAAGTTGGATACGTACTTGAAAATTGCCCGTCTCTACTTGGAAGATGACGATCCAGTGCAGGCTGAGGCCTACATCAACAGAGCCTCATTACTTCAGAATGAGTCCTCTAATGAACAGCTGCAGATACACTATAAG GTGTGCTATGCGAGAGTCCTAGACTTCAGGAGGAAGTTCATTGAAGCTGCACAAAGATACAACGAGCTGTCCTATAAGTCAATTGTACACGAGAGTGAACGTCTAGAAGCACTGAAACATGCTCTCAACTGCACTATACTGGCCTCTGCAG GCCAGCAGCGTTCCCGTATGCTGGCTACTCTCTTTAAGGACGAGCGATGTCAACAGCTGGCAGCCTATGGTATCCTGGAGAAGATGTATCTGGACCGGATCATCCGAGGAAACCAGCTCCAGGAGTTTGCTGCAATGCTGATGCCTCACCAGAAGGCCACCACTGGAGATG GTGTTCTCACTTCTTCAGGCTCCAGCATCCTGGACCGAGCTGTGATCGAACACAACCTCCTGTCCGCAAGTAAACTCTACAACAACATCACTTTTGAAGAACTAGGAGCATTGTTGGAGATTCCTCCAGCAAAG GCTGAGAAGATCGCTTCCCAAATGATCACCGAAGGACGCATGAATGGCTTCATCGACCAGATAGACAGCATCGTACACTTTGAGA ccCGTGAACCTCTTCCTACCTGGGACAAACAGATCCAGTCTCTGTGTTTCCAAGTCAACAACCTCTTAGAAAAGATCCGTTCAGTTGCTCCAGAGTGGGCTGCACAGGCTTTGGAAAACCAGATGACCCAGTAA